A region from the uncultured Holophaga sp. genome encodes:
- the gap gene encoding type I glyceraldehyde-3-phosphate dehydrogenase, whose translation MTKVGINGFGRIGRMVFRAAIQNFPDIEIVGINDLLEPAYLAYMLQYDSVHGRFKGEVSVEGSNLIVNGRKIRLTAAKDPAELKWDEVGAEIVVESTGLFLTGETAAKHIQAGAKKVIMSAPSKDDTPMFVYGVNHSTYAGQAIISNASCTTNCLAPIAKVLNDTFGIKRGLMTTVHAATATQKTVDGPSNKDWRGGRGILENIIPSSTGAAKAVGKVIPELNKKLTGMSFRVPTSDVSVVDLTAELVKPASYEEICAAMKAASEGPMKGILGYTTDKVVSTDFRGESCTSVFDAEAGIALDPTFVKLVAWYDNEWGYSNKVLEMVKVIAK comes from the coding sequence ATGACCAAGGTAGGCATCAACGGGTTCGGCCGCATCGGCCGGATGGTCTTCCGGGCCGCCATCCAGAACTTCCCCGATATCGAGATCGTGGGCATCAACGACCTGCTGGAGCCCGCCTACCTGGCCTACATGCTCCAGTACGACTCCGTCCACGGCCGCTTCAAGGGCGAGGTCTCCGTCGAGGGCAGCAACCTCATCGTCAACGGCAGGAAAATCCGCCTCACCGCCGCCAAGGATCCCGCCGAGCTGAAGTGGGACGAGGTGGGTGCCGAGATCGTGGTGGAGAGCACCGGACTCTTCCTGACCGGGGAGACCGCCGCCAAGCACATCCAGGCCGGGGCCAAAAAGGTCATCATGTCCGCCCCCTCCAAGGACGACACCCCCATGTTCGTCTACGGCGTGAACCACAGCACCTACGCCGGCCAGGCCATCATCTCCAACGCCAGCTGCACCACCAACTGCCTCGCCCCCATCGCCAAGGTGCTGAACGACACCTTCGGCATCAAGCGCGGCCTGATGACCACCGTCCACGCCGCCACCGCCACCCAGAAGACCGTGGACGGCCCCTCCAACAAGGACTGGCGCGGGGGCCGCGGGATCCTGGAGAACATCATCCCCAGTTCCACGGGTGCCGCCAAGGCCGTGGGCAAGGTCATCCCCGAGCTCAACAAGAAGCTCACCGGCATGTCCTTCCGGGTGCCCACCTCTGATGTCTCAGTGGTGGACCTTACCGCCGAGCTGGTGAAGCCCGCCTCCTATGAAGAGATCTGCGCCGCCATGAAGGCCGCCTCGGAAGGCCCCATGAAGGGGATCCTCGGCTATACCACCGACAAGGTGGTCTCCACCGACTTCCGCGGTGAGAGCTGCACCTCGGTCTTCGATGCCGAGGCCGGCATCGCCCTGGACCCCACCTTCGTCAAGCTGGTGGCCTGGTACGACAACGAGTGGGGCTACTCCAACAAGGTTCTGGAGATGGTCAAGGTCATCGCCAAGTAG
- a CDS encoding iron-containing alcohol dehydrogenase, whose product MKNFVLYNPTRLFFGAGQIAAVGREIPKGAKVLMTYGGGSIKANGVYEQVIQALDKHTVLEFGGIEPNPCYETLIKAVELAREEKVDFLLAVGGGSTLDGTKFISAAVNFEGDPWDILKGARPQVALPLGSVMTLPATGSEMNSGAVISRKSTLEKFAFSSPLVFPRFSVVDPEVTYSLPPRQIANGVVDAFVHVMEQYLTYPADAPIQDRFAEGILQTLLESGPKTLADPADYTARANVVFSATMALNGLIGVGVPQDWSTHLIGHELTVLVGLDHAQTLAIVMPNLLWVQRDSKREKLLQYAERVWGVREGGEAQRIEEAIIRTRGFFESMGNPTHLSDYSLDGDCFDEIVRRFKGRNMLPCGEKRDLDEARLRQILAMCR is encoded by the coding sequence ATGAAGAACTTCGTCCTGTACAATCCCACCCGCCTCTTCTTCGGTGCAGGCCAGATCGCGGCCGTCGGCCGGGAGATCCCCAAGGGCGCCAAGGTCCTCATGACCTACGGTGGGGGCAGCATCAAGGCGAATGGGGTCTACGAACAGGTGATCCAGGCCCTGGACAAGCACACGGTCCTGGAGTTCGGGGGCATCGAACCGAATCCGTGCTATGAAACATTGATTAAGGCTGTCGAACTGGCCCGGGAGGAGAAGGTGGATTTCCTCCTGGCGGTGGGGGGCGGCTCGACTCTGGATGGCACCAAGTTCATCTCGGCAGCCGTGAACTTCGAGGGGGATCCCTGGGACATCCTCAAGGGAGCCCGACCGCAGGTGGCGCTGCCCCTGGGTTCGGTCATGACCCTCCCCGCCACCGGCTCCGAGATGAACTCCGGAGCGGTCATCTCCCGCAAGTCCACTCTGGAGAAGTTCGCCTTCTCCTCTCCCCTGGTCTTCCCCCGCTTCTCGGTGGTGGATCCGGAGGTGACCTACTCCCTCCCCCCTCGCCAGATCGCCAACGGGGTGGTGGATGCCTTCGTGCACGTCATGGAGCAGTACCTGACCTACCCGGCGGATGCCCCCATCCAGGATCGCTTCGCCGAAGGCATCCTGCAGACCCTGCTGGAGTCGGGACCGAAAACCCTCGCGGACCCAGCGGATTACACCGCACGCGCCAATGTGGTCTTCTCCGCCACCATGGCCCTGAATGGGCTCATTGGTGTGGGCGTGCCCCAGGACTGGTCGACGCATCTGATCGGCCATGAACTCACTGTCCTGGTGGGGCTTGACCACGCTCAGACCCTGGCCATCGTCATGCCCAATCTGCTCTGGGTCCAGCGGGACTCCAAGCGCGAGAAGCTCCTGCAGTACGCCGAGCGTGTCTGGGGTGTCCGGGAGGGCGGCGAGGCGCAGCGCATCGAGGAGGCCATCATCCGGACCCGGGGCTTCTTCGAGAGCATGGGCAATCCCACCCATCTCTCGGACTACAGCCTGGATGGCGACTGCTTTGACGAGATCGTGAGGCGATTCAAGGGGCGCAACATGCTGCCCTGCGGTGAGAAACGCGATCTCGACGAAGCCCGCCTCCGGCAGATCCTGGCCATGTGCCGCTGA
- a CDS encoding LysM peptidoglycan-binding domain-containing protein, translating into MKLQSKLLGRIALLLVLAQGGRLLAAPPAARVPSVSSPIERLGTLVKAAEAALEADDEDKTAQYIDEAESLIADWSDDTRAKPDVAPLIERLEAVEEDLGDDDEADPNELSPSEEVVVLKGQDLVSEMARVKTAEAGTAYDVPIDLNDKVLSWVHSFTHEKRGFMERSLSRASRYLPMVRQVFAEEGVPQDLAYLALIESGYTNKARSHAAAVGMWQFIRPTGRLFGLFGNAWVEERQDPVKATRAAARYLKSLYQRDGDWYLALASYNAGPGTTDKATNGTNSRNFWDLQRSRYLRTETKQYVPKFCAAVLVGRNPERYGLSFEPEPPYTYETVQVDRMTSLAVLSRLSETPLEQLRELNPELLRGSTPPGVYQLRVPPGTSMATAKVLANLPANQRLDFLSYTIRRRDTLSKVAERFKLSPSDLLAANEMSASQFRVGRRIQVPPPPLTPIDAQDLATSASTRRAMPLEPTPSIPTVAAVVPAPPTEEAPAELEPVGPSERKPRHAPVPHPVRRAEAKPRYHTVKRGETLYSISARYGLEVGQLTKWNRIRKGRIQAGQKLRISAT; encoded by the coding sequence GTGAAACTGCAATCCAAGCTTCTCGGAAGAATCGCCCTCCTATTGGTTCTGGCCCAGGGCGGGCGCCTCCTGGCGGCCCCCCCGGCGGCCAGGGTTCCCTCTGTGTCCTCGCCCATCGAGCGTCTGGGCACCCTCGTCAAGGCCGCGGAGGCGGCCCTCGAGGCGGATGACGAGGACAAGACGGCCCAGTACATTGATGAGGCGGAGTCCCTGATCGCCGACTGGAGTGACGACACCCGGGCGAAGCCCGATGTGGCCCCACTCATTGAGCGTCTGGAGGCGGTCGAGGAGGACCTGGGGGATGATGACGAAGCCGACCCCAATGAGCTCAGCCCCTCGGAGGAGGTGGTGGTCCTCAAGGGGCAGGATCTGGTCTCGGAGATGGCCCGGGTCAAGACGGCGGAGGCGGGTACCGCCTACGACGTCCCCATCGACCTCAACGACAAGGTGCTGAGCTGGGTCCACAGCTTCACCCACGAGAAGCGAGGCTTCATGGAGCGCTCTCTCTCCCGGGCCAGCCGCTACCTGCCCATGGTCCGCCAGGTTTTCGCCGAAGAGGGAGTTCCCCAGGACCTTGCCTATCTGGCGCTCATCGAGAGCGGGTACACCAACAAGGCCCGCAGTCACGCCGCCGCCGTGGGCATGTGGCAGTTCATCCGCCCCACGGGGCGCCTCTTCGGTCTCTTCGGCAATGCCTGGGTGGAGGAGCGGCAGGACCCCGTGAAGGCCACGCGGGCAGCGGCCCGCTACCTCAAGAGCCTCTATCAGAGGGATGGGGACTGGTACCTGGCGCTGGCCAGCTACAACGCGGGACCGGGCACCACGGACAAGGCCACCAACGGGACCAACTCCCGGAATTTCTGGGATCTGCAGCGCTCCCGCTATCTCCGGACTGAGACCAAGCAATATGTCCCCAAGTTCTGTGCGGCGGTCCTGGTGGGCCGCAATCCCGAGCGCTATGGGCTCAGCTTCGAGCCCGAGCCGCCCTACACCTATGAGACGGTGCAGGTGGACCGGATGACCAGTCTGGCGGTGCTCTCCAGGCTCTCCGAGACGCCGCTGGAACAGCTTCGGGAGCTCAACCCCGAGTTGCTCCGGGGCAGCACTCCGCCCGGGGTCTACCAGCTCCGGGTCCCCCCCGGGACCTCCATGGCCACCGCCAAGGTCCTGGCCAACCTGCCCGCCAACCAGCGTCTCGACTTCCTCTCCTACACCATCCGGCGCCGGGACACCTTGTCCAAGGTGGCCGAGCGCTTCAAACTCTCCCCGTCGGATCTGCTGGCAGCCAACGAGATGAGTGCGTCCCAGTTCCGGGTCGGGCGCCGGATCCAGGTGCCGCCGCCACCCCTCACGCCCATCGATGCCCAGGATCTGGCCACCAGCGCCAGCACGCGCCGGGCCATGCCCCTGGAGCCGACGCCTTCCATTCCCACGGTGGCCGCGGTGGTGCCGGCTCCCCCCACGGAGGAGGCCCCTGCCGAGCTGGAGCCGGTGGGGCCCTCGGAGCGGAAGCCCCGGCATGCGCCCGTGCCCCATCCCGTGCGGCGGGCCGAGGCCAAGCCCCGTTACCACACCGTCAAGCGGGGGGAGACCCTCTACTCCATCTCCGCCCGCTATGGCCTGGAGGTGGGTCAGCTGACCAAGTGGAACCGGATCCGGAAGGGGCGGATCCAGGCCGGGCAGAAGCTGCGGATCTCGGCGACCTGA
- the gcvH gene encoding glycine cleavage system protein GcvH codes for MYPAELKYTRNHEYLRLLGDGTALVGISGYAQEVLGDIVFVALPLQGTHFGTGEEFGTVESVKTVSELYMPATGEVLEINGELEAHPELVNQDPYGEGWMIKVRLDGEPAADLLDAGAYQTLVATETHGQ; via the coding sequence ATGTATCCGGCTGAGCTGAAGTACACCCGGAACCATGAATACCTGAGGCTGCTCGGGGATGGCACCGCCCTGGTCGGCATCAGCGGGTACGCCCAGGAGGTGCTGGGGGACATCGTCTTCGTGGCCTTGCCTCTCCAGGGCACCCATTTCGGGACCGGGGAGGAGTTCGGTACCGTGGAGTCGGTCAAGACCGTCTCCGAGCTCTACATGCCCGCCACGGGCGAGGTGCTTGAAATCAACGGGGAACTGGAAGCCCATCCAGAACTTGTCAACCAGGACCCCTATGGCGAAGGCTGGATGATCAAGGTCCGCCTGGACGGAGAGCCCGCAGCGGATCTGCTGGATGCGGGAGCCTACCAGACCCTCGTCGCCACGGAGACCCACGGCCAGTGA
- the gcvT gene encoding glycine cleavage system aminomethyltransferase GcvT codes for MSDLKRTPLYPRHAALGARMVDFGGWEMPIQYPAGILAEHQAVRTLAGLFDVSHMGELRVRGPQAMAFLDWLTPNDVRGLRTGRIHYTGLLTDRGTFLDDLLLHKVDERDFLLVVNASNTGADLAWIRDRARGWEVEVLDESPDTGQVALQGPRSAEILQPLVDLDLSALRYYGCSAACFQGVPVFLARTGYTGEDGFEVYAPAGETPGIWDALLERGCPLGLVPAGLGCRNTLRLEARMALYGHEIDAETTPLEAGLEGILNLEKGDFIGRAALLELQQRGVERRLVGFRMLEKRDIARDGMPVLGGGRVTSGAPSPTFACNLGLALVPAARWVPGSGLEVEIRGRACPAVVVPTPFYVRRR; via the coding sequence ATGTCAGATCTGAAGCGCACCCCCCTGTATCCCCGGCACGCCGCCCTGGGGGCAAGGATGGTGGACTTCGGAGGGTGGGAGATGCCCATCCAGTACCCTGCGGGCATCCTGGCCGAGCACCAGGCCGTCCGCACTCTGGCCGGGCTTTTCGACGTCAGCCACATGGGCGAGCTCCGGGTCCGGGGTCCCCAGGCGATGGCCTTCCTGGACTGGCTCACACCCAATGATGTCCGGGGGCTGAGGACCGGAAGGATCCACTACACCGGGCTTCTCACGGATCGCGGCACCTTCCTGGATGACCTTCTGCTCCACAAGGTGGACGAGCGGGACTTCCTCCTGGTGGTCAACGCTTCCAATACCGGTGCGGATCTGGCGTGGATCCGGGATCGGGCCCGGGGCTGGGAGGTGGAGGTCCTGGACGAATCTCCGGACACGGGGCAGGTGGCCCTCCAGGGGCCGCGGAGTGCCGAGATCCTCCAGCCCCTGGTGGACCTGGACCTGTCCGCTCTCCGCTACTACGGGTGCTCGGCGGCCTGCTTCCAGGGGGTGCCGGTGTTCCTGGCCCGCACCGGCTACACCGGAGAGGACGGCTTCGAGGTCTATGCCCCGGCAGGGGAGACTCCTGGGATCTGGGATGCCCTCCTGGAGAGGGGATGCCCTCTGGGGCTGGTGCCGGCCGGACTGGGCTGCCGCAACACCCTGAGGCTGGAGGCGAGGATGGCCCTCTACGGGCACGAGATCGACGCGGAAACCACACCTCTGGAGGCGGGGCTGGAGGGGATCCTCAACCTTGAGAAGGGGGATTTTATCGGCCGGGCGGCTCTGCTGGAGCTGCAGCAGAGGGGGGTGGAGCGCCGTCTGGTGGGGTTCAGGATGCTCGAGAAGCGCGACATCGCCCGGGATGGCATGCCCGTGCTCGGAGGGGGGCGGGTCACCAGCGGGGCGCCCAGTCCCACCTTTGCCTGCAACCTGGGGTTGGCCCTGGTCCCGGCAGCCCGGTGGGTCCCCGGTTCAGGTCTGGAGGTGGAGATCCGGGGCCGAGCCTGTCCAGCGGTGGTGGTTCCGACCCCCTTCTATGTCCGTCGGCGCTGA
- a CDS encoding ABC-F family ATP-binding cassette domain-containing protein has translation MFASLNHAHLSFGPHEILRDVTWVLDEDECWGVIGRNGAGKSTLFKVLLGEHELDGGTVVRPTRERGVRLGHYAQDLNPETDGSILEETLAAFGDVEALQHEMRELEHRMGEAGDLEAIMARYQEVQEAFERMDGFVIRSKAESILMNLGFPLEMQTKNIHELSGGQKCRVMLAKAILQGQDLLLLDEPTNHLDLPSLRWLEQFLQDTTATVAVISHDRYFLDKVATSIVEIELGRSRVYEGNYTDFMEKKEQELEIAERHYERQQDYIRQQEEYIRRNIAGQNTKIARGRRTHLSKLQRMEKPLQDRRKVKFTFNETQRSGDTALVLDNASVGWEGRGLFDPIEHLQVKRGQKLAIVGFNGTGKSTLLKAISGEIEFLTGGSRLGSQVKLGYFDQHHRNIDPRNTVFQQIQAVIPMAPKQDVLGFLAKFQFRGDDVDKPTTVLSGGERARLSIATLIREGVNLLLLDEPTNHMDIHSMEAMEDTILSFTGAVVLVTHDRYLLGRCADSLLRIHEGKAELKEGGYEEHQAWVDLDLEADQSPVEEPKKEAPRPQSKSQAKEAVPMAPPRGQAIDRERQKTLKRLERKVTEAEAKVGEVEASMASLAEELAGMDPSDWQAFSAKLDAQKALEADLAYAMAEWEEAQTALEEA, from the coding sequence ATGTTTGCTTCCCTCAATCACGCCCACCTCAGCTTCGGCCCTCACGAGATCCTCAGGGATGTCACCTGGGTCCTGGACGAGGACGAGTGCTGGGGTGTGATCGGCCGCAATGGAGCCGGGAAGAGCACCCTCTTCAAGGTCCTCCTGGGGGAACATGAGCTGGACGGTGGCACCGTGGTGCGACCCACCCGGGAGCGGGGCGTCCGCCTGGGGCACTACGCCCAGGACCTGAATCCCGAGACCGATGGCTCCATCCTGGAAGAGACCCTGGCGGCCTTCGGGGATGTGGAGGCGCTCCAGCACGAGATGCGGGAGCTGGAGCACCGCATGGGGGAGGCAGGGGATCTCGAGGCCATCATGGCCCGCTACCAGGAGGTCCAGGAGGCCTTTGAGCGCATGGACGGCTTCGTCATCCGCTCCAAGGCCGAGAGCATCCTGATGAACCTGGGCTTTCCCCTGGAGATGCAGACCAAGAACATCCACGAGCTGAGCGGCGGGCAGAAGTGCCGGGTCATGCTGGCCAAGGCCATCCTCCAGGGTCAGGACCTGCTCCTCCTGGACGAGCCCACCAACCACCTGGATCTCCCCAGCCTCCGCTGGCTGGAGCAGTTCCTGCAGGACACCACCGCCACGGTGGCGGTCATCAGCCATGACCGCTACTTCCTGGACAAGGTGGCCACCAGCATCGTGGAGATCGAGCTGGGCCGCAGCCGGGTCTATGAAGGCAACTACACCGACTTCATGGAGAAGAAGGAGCAGGAGCTGGAGATCGCCGAGCGCCACTACGAGCGCCAGCAGGACTACATCCGCCAGCAGGAGGAGTACATCCGCCGCAACATCGCCGGGCAGAACACCAAGATCGCCCGGGGGCGGCGCACCCACCTCTCCAAGCTCCAGCGCATGGAGAAGCCCCTCCAGGACCGCCGCAAGGTGAAATTCACCTTCAACGAGACCCAGCGCAGTGGTGACACCGCCCTGGTGCTGGACAACGCCTCTGTGGGCTGGGAGGGCCGGGGGCTCTTCGACCCCATCGAGCACCTGCAGGTCAAGCGCGGCCAGAAGCTGGCCATCGTGGGCTTCAACGGCACGGGGAAGTCCACCCTCCTCAAGGCCATCTCCGGGGAGATCGAGTTCCTCACCGGCGGCTCCCGTCTGGGGAGCCAGGTGAAGCTGGGCTACTTCGACCAGCATCACCGGAACATCGACCCGCGCAATACCGTCTTCCAGCAGATACAGGCCGTGATCCCCATGGCCCCCAAGCAGGATGTCCTGGGCTTCCTCGCCAAGTTCCAGTTCCGGGGGGACGATGTGGACAAACCCACCACGGTGCTCTCCGGTGGCGAGCGGGCGCGGCTCTCCATCGCCACTCTCATCCGGGAGGGCGTGAATCTGCTGCTCCTCGACGAGCCCACCAACCACATGGACATCCACTCCATGGAGGCCATGGAGGACACCATCCTGAGCTTCACCGGCGCCGTGGTCCTGGTGACCCACGACCGCTATCTCCTGGGGCGTTGTGCCGACAGCCTGCTGCGGATCCACGAGGGGAAGGCGGAACTCAAGGAGGGTGGCTACGAGGAGCACCAGGCCTGGGTGGACCTGGATCTGGAGGCCGACCAGTCGCCTGTCGAGGAACCGAAGAAGGAGGCCCCCAGGCCCCAGTCCAAGTCCCAGGCCAAGGAAGCCGTCCCTATGGCTCCACCCAGGGGGCAGGCCATCGATAGGGAGAGACAGAAGACCCTCAAGCGCCTGGAGCGCAAGGTTACAGAGGCCGAGGCGAAAGTGGGGGAGGTGGAGGCCAGCATGGCTTCTCTCGCCGAGGAGCTGGCGGGGATGGACCCTTCCGACTGGCAGGCCTTCAGCGCCAAGCTGGACGCCCAGAAGGCCCTGGAGGCCGATCTCGCCTATGCCATGGCCGAGTGGGAGGAGGCCCAGACTGCCCTCGAGGAGGCTTGA
- the pyk gene encoding pyruvate kinase: protein MRKTKLVTTVGPALLNGGPLREVLGITDAIRINASHSSPQDRSPVLEEIRRIASELGRRIPVFLDLQGPKWRIGILEAPIALEVGSVGVLHPQDSPAPTAQAWAVPVPHPELFQGARPGQRWLLDDGNLSLEIQEARDGHLLARVLVGGMLKSRKGIHPLGIDVAIEPLTSRDIEDVKWGVENGVDLFAQSFVRSGADVQALAATIRAFGGAQPIIAKIEHPKALDQLDPILEAAWGIMVARGDLGVELGVEKVPHIQKHIIRKARLAMKPIITATQMLESMIENPQPTRAEASDIANAIWDGTDAVMLSAESAAGRYPLAAVEWLARIAEDADGHAEPRPWRKDERLPESLLHQTDAAVALAACRAAEDLQAKALLVFTEKGGSVRLVSRLAGMTPIFGATTNEGNARLMGLLRGVRSLIVPRTQHLSDMVASVEPLLREQGDIQPGDRVVMTVGHPLWTAGSTNTMRVTTY, encoded by the coding sequence ATGCGCAAGACCAAGCTGGTGACCACCGTAGGTCCGGCCCTCCTCAACGGCGGACCTCTCCGGGAGGTGCTCGGGATCACCGATGCCATCCGGATCAATGCAAGCCACTCCAGCCCTCAGGACCGGAGCCCGGTGCTGGAGGAGATCCGCCGGATCGCCTCCGAGTTGGGCCGTCGGATCCCGGTCTTCCTGGATCTGCAGGGACCCAAGTGGCGCATCGGCATCCTGGAGGCACCCATCGCCCTTGAGGTGGGCTCGGTGGGGGTTCTCCATCCCCAGGACAGTCCAGCCCCGACAGCTCAGGCCTGGGCGGTGCCCGTCCCCCATCCTGAGCTCTTCCAGGGGGCGCGGCCCGGTCAGCGGTGGCTCCTGGATGACGGCAACCTCAGCCTGGAGATCCAGGAGGCCCGCGACGGCCACCTCCTGGCCAGGGTCCTGGTGGGCGGGATGTTGAAGAGCCGCAAGGGCATCCACCCCCTGGGCATCGATGTGGCCATCGAGCCCCTGACCTCCCGGGATATCGAGGATGTGAAGTGGGGCGTGGAGAACGGGGTGGACCTCTTCGCCCAGAGCTTCGTGCGCTCCGGGGCCGATGTGCAGGCCCTGGCCGCCACCATCCGCGCCTTCGGAGGGGCCCAGCCGATCATCGCCAAGATCGAGCACCCCAAGGCCCTGGACCAGCTGGATCCGATCCTCGAGGCCGCCTGGGGCATCATGGTCGCCCGGGGCGATCTCGGGGTGGAACTGGGGGTGGAGAAGGTCCCCCACATCCAGAAGCACATCATCCGCAAGGCCCGGCTGGCCATGAAGCCCATCATCACCGCCACCCAGATGCTGGAGAGCATGATCGAGAACCCCCAGCCCACGCGGGCCGAGGCCTCCGATATCGCCAACGCCATCTGGGACGGTACCGATGCGGTGATGCTCAGCGCTGAGAGCGCCGCTGGCAGGTACCCCCTGGCGGCGGTGGAGTGGCTCGCCCGCATCGCCGAGGATGCCGATGGGCACGCGGAGCCCCGCCCTTGGCGGAAGGACGAGCGCCTGCCCGAGAGCCTCCTGCACCAGACCGATGCTGCCGTGGCCCTGGCGGCCTGCCGGGCGGCGGAGGACCTCCAGGCCAAGGCCCTGCTGGTTTTCACCGAGAAGGGTGGAAGCGTACGCCTGGTGAGCCGGCTGGCGGGGATGACCCCCATCTTCGGGGCCACCACCAATGAAGGCAATGCTCGCCTAATGGGGCTCCTGAGGGGGGTTCGCAGCCTGATTGTGCCCCGGACCCAGCACTTGAGCGACATGGTGGCCTCCGTGGAGCCCCTGTTGCGGGAGCAGGGGGACATCCAGCCGGGGGATCGGGTCGTCATGACTGTCGGCCACCCCCTCTGGACTGCCGGATCCACCAACACGATGCGCGTGACCACCTACTGA
- a CDS encoding helix-turn-helix domain-containing protein, producing MREQLENLVLEMVRKEIPLDMALHEFERAYLLQVLEAHKGNQSAAARRLGIHRNTLSKKLESRLPSLRYPAAKVC from the coding sequence ATGCGCGAGCAACTGGAGAATCTGGTCCTCGAGATGGTGCGCAAGGAGATCCCCCTCGACATGGCCCTCCATGAGTTCGAGCGGGCCTACCTCCTCCAGGTCCTGGAGGCCCACAAGGGCAACCAGAGCGCCGCCGCCCGGCGCCTGGGCATCCACCGCAACACCCTCTCCAAGAAGCTGGAGTCCCGTCTGCCCAGCCTGCGTTATCCTGCTGCGAAGGTGTGCTGA
- the sfsA gene encoding DNA/RNA nuclease SfsA produces the protein MTNGLLTRDHLVPGRILKRYKRFLADVELEDGQVVTAHSTNTGTMATCWEPGDPVLLEPSANPARKLPFTWLACCRGGVWIGVDTGIPNKVVAEAARRDRLPGLHGLREVRTEVAYGSERSRIDVWARDPAGRAVYIEVKNTTLVLGERICFPDAVTERGRKHLRELRGVVREGHRAALVFFLHRPDGRSFDAARDIDPAYGEELDRAAEAGVEILPVRVAMAVGQGPAGWCIDWGLEGLLPWVRV, from the coding sequence ATGACCAACGGCCTGCTTACCCGAGACCACCTGGTCCCCGGCCGCATCCTCAAGCGCTACAAGCGCTTCCTGGCGGATGTGGAGCTGGAGGACGGGCAGGTCGTCACCGCCCACAGCACCAACACCGGGACCATGGCCACCTGCTGGGAACCCGGGGACCCGGTGCTGCTGGAGCCCAGCGCCAACCCCGCTCGCAAGCTGCCCTTCACTTGGCTGGCCTGCTGTCGGGGGGGGGTATGGATCGGCGTGGACACCGGGATCCCCAACAAGGTGGTGGCTGAGGCGGCCCGCCGGGATCGCCTGCCCGGGCTCCACGGCCTCCGGGAGGTCCGTACCGAGGTGGCCTACGGCTCCGAACGGAGCCGTATCGATGTCTGGGCCCGGGACCCTGCAGGGCGGGCGGTGTACATCGAGGTCAAGAACACCACCCTGGTCCTGGGGGAGCGGATCTGCTTCCCGGATGCGGTGACCGAGCGGGGGCGCAAGCACCTGCGCGAGCTGCGGGGGGTGGTCCGGGAGGGGCACCGGGCCGCCCTTGTCTTCTTCCTCCACCGTCCCGACGGGCGGTCCTTCGATGCGGCTCGGGACATCGATCCCGCGTACGGCGAGGAACTGGACCGGGCGGCGGAAGCCGGTGTGGAGATCCTGCCGGTGCGGGTCGCGATGGCGGTGGGGCAGGGGCCTGCGGGCTGGTGCATCGACTGGGGGCTGGAGGGGCTGCTGCCCTGGGTCAGAGTCTGA